Part of the Candidatus Methylomirabilota bacterium genome, GACGCGGTCAGGCGGAGGAGCAGGGGATGGCGACCCTGCCCCGGCAGGGGGAGAACGGTGCCCGCCAGGTGGAGGTTGGTGCCGAGGGGACGGTAGGTGGCGCCGTCCCTGGACAGCTCGAGACGGTTGGGGAAGAACGGCACGGGAGCCCACTGCCGGTAAATGTGGGCCTGGAGGGACAGCGCGCGGAGCCAGGGCGGCGGGGGCAGCCGCAGGAGCAGGGTGCCCTGGCGGCCGGGGTCCAGGGCGAGACCATCGGGGTGCAGCGTCCATCCCTGGGCGACGAGGATGGTGACCCCCTGGCCGGAGGGGGAGGCGCCGGCGTCGAACGAATGGTGATAGGCGATGGGGGGGGACAGCCAGGCGAGGACGGGAAGCGTGGAACCCCAGGTGAGGAACAGCAGGAGCTGGACCGCCCGGCGGCCATCGAAGAGGAGCGCGGTGGCCGCCAGGAGCAGCGGCAGCGTGAGGGCGAAGAGCAGCGCGGTGATGACGACCCGGCCGAGCGCAGGACCGACGGTCAGGGCCAGGACGGCGACGGGGACGGCGAGGCAGGCGGTCAGGAAAACGCCGGCCGCACGGCCGCGCTGCTCGGCGAGGTCAGCCGGGCCGTGGTGGATGTCGAGGGTGCGCGTCACTGGCCGGGTGGCTCCTTCAGGGCGTACACCCGCACACTCGGCCGCCGCAGGTCCATCTCCTCCGTGAAGTCGCTGGCTCCGAACGTCTTGATCGGGACATACGCCCGCTCGATGTATCGCCAGACCTCACTCTGCCCTGCCCGTGATGGCGAGTAGTCCATCGACTGGACGAAGATGAAGCGCGGTCGGCGGTCACGCAGCCGCTCGATGATCAGCTCCGCAGCCGCCGGCGACGGTCCCGGCCAGGGCACCACCGCGGACGCTCCGGCCCGGATGAAGATGTAGTCGTCTTCCGGGAACAGGCTCTCGCGCTCGGAGAGGAAGAGAAACATCGGATTGTAGTGCATGAACACGATCGGCTCCGAGGGGTCGACGTGCGCCTGGATGAATCCCACGACGTCCTCGACGAGCAGTTTGGCGCCGATCCGAATGCCGGCGGCTCGCGGCACCGAGAGGGGCAAGGCTCTCATGGCCAGCGGGTGATCGTCCGGCAGCTCCCGCATGACGTTGAGATACTGCGGGAAATAGGGAATCACCCAGGCAGCCAGCACGAGCCCGCCGACCAGGCCGGAGGCCGCCACCCGCGCGACAGTCCCGTGAGCTCGCAGGCTGGCGACCAGCCGCGACCCGAGGTACGCGGCGAGGATCCACGCTGGCGCGTGCGTGTAGCCGTCCCCCAGGTATCCGGTCGCGCCCGATCCTCCCTGCAGGAGCGGTTGGACGAAGAGCAAGGGCGCCAGCACGCTGAGCGCGATCACTCCGCTCCGCTCCGTCTCGCGTGCGGTGGCCCTCACCAGGCAGGCGCAGGCGAGCAGCGGCGTCACGACCGGCAACCACGACACCACCGCGTTGAACAGAGCCAGCACCGCGTCGTAGAAAGCCCATGGGGAGTGGCGCCACGCCTCGAGGAAAGCCTCGCGCACGAACGGCAGGGGATTCGGGTATCGCCAGGGACCGAACACTTGGCTGGCCGATCCGAAGAGGGCGGGTTCCAGGTTGCGCACGGGGACCACGGCGAGGAGGGCGGCCGCGACGGGCAGGACGACGGCGCCCGTTCCCCACGCCAGGGCGCTCAGGTCCCGCGGGACGCGCCGGGATCGGAACGCGAGAGCCACGCTGGCGGCGACGAAGTTCGCCCCGCCCATCGGAAGCGGCTTCGTCAGGATGGACACCCCGATCACGGAGCCGGCCCACGCGGCAGAGATCGACCGGTTCTCTTCCACACACTTGAGAACCAGCAGCATCGAGAGTAACGCCCCGACTGTCGCGAAGATATGGTTATACGTGTGGGTGGGCGTATGGAACAGGAGCATCGAGAAGACGGCCGCGATGAAGGCCCACCCGGCGGGCATCATCCGCCGCGAAACGAAGTAGGCGGCCCCCACGCCCAGCGCTCCGGCGGCAATCGCCGTGAGCCGAAGAACGGCCAGGCTGGGTCCAAACAGCGAAAAGGCGCCGGCAAAGACGTACGGGCTCAGTGGGCCATAATTCCAGCGGAAGTCGCGATAAGGCATCTTTCCTTGCATCACGCGAAGATAGGCCTGAGCGTCCCGACCTTCCTCCCAATTCATGTCGAGGGTGTAGAGGAGGAGTTTCTGGATCAGGTACACGCCGATCGCGAGCGCCACCAGCGCCCAGTCTCCAGCCCGGCTGCCGCCCCTGTCCGGCGGGGCCGGCTTCATGGGGCACGTTCGGCAAAGAGCGTGTCGAGGTCGGTCGCGACGCGCCGGAGCGGAGCCAGCCGCGAGCCGAAGTGGCTGAACAGGAGTCCGAGGAGCGCCGTCAGTGCCAGGACCCATTCCAGCACGCGGCCGGTGAACACCTTGAGGTGGTCGACCACGAGGACCGGCGAGGCGGCCGGGTTCCGCGCGGTGACGCGAACCCAGAGCCGGGAGGGCCCCAGCGGCCCGTTGATCCGGCGGCGGCCGTCCGCCAGCGTGACGTCGCGGCTCAGCGGCGTGAAATGGGTCCCGTCACGGGAAAGCTCGACGGCGTTCTCGAAGCGGGTCGCGCCCCACTGGGCATACACGAGCGGCTGGAGGTAGACCGCCCGAAGCGGCGGGGCGTCGATCTGGACCAGGAGATCGCCCGACGTGCCCGGCGCGAGCCCCAGGCCGTCCGTCATCTGGACCCATCCGGTCCGGGCGAGGATCGTCACCCCGCGTCCGTACACCCAGGGGGTCGTGTCGAAGCTGTGCTGGTACTCCATCGGCGGCGACAGCGCCAGCACCGGGAGGCACTGGCACCACGTCACCAGGAGCACGGCCTGGACCCCCCGCTGCCCTCGCCAGCTCGCGCCGACGACGGACAGGAGGACCACGAGCCCGACGGCGGTGGCGAGCGTGTAGAGGCCGAGCCACCAGGGCGTGACGTCGACGAAGGGGACTCGCGTGATCACCTGGGCGGCGAGGAGGACGGCGAGAAACGCCGCGATGCGGAGCGCGCGCGTCATCCGTAGTAGTAGTACCGGTAGACGGTGAGGTGGGAGGAGATCAGCGCGAGCGCGGCGCCGGTGCCGATGGCCAGGGCTCGGGCCAGCGAGGCGCGGGGGCCGAGCCGGCCGATGAGGTCGCCCAGGTGGAAGAGCCCGGCCACCGCCAGGATGTAGATCCCGGGGAAGGCGTGGAAGTAATTCCTCGGCCACGGATTGGAGCCGAGCGCCACCGGGACGGCCAGGACGAGCACCAGCAGCGCGAAGAAGACGCGGCGCGAGGAGTCCCGGTCGCTCCACCATCCGACCAGGGCCAGCAGCGGCGTGAGAAACACGAACGCCTGGAGGAGCCCGAGGACCAGGGACGCGCCGTAGCCCGTCAGACGGCCGAGGGGGGTCGTCCAGCCGTGGCCCAGTCCGGCCAGGAGCTCGGCCAGGAGATCGTAGTGGAAGACGCGGAGGCCGACGGCCATGCTGAGGAGGTGGAGGAGCAGGGCGGGCGCGAGGGCCAGGCTCAGGAAGACCAGCAGGTGCCGGACCCGCCGGTGGAGCAGGAAGAGGACGGCGGCGAACGCCAGGAGGTTCACGAGCTCGTAAGTCAGGAAGCCGGCGCCGGCGACGATCCCGGCCAGGACGGGGTTCCGGGGGCCTTCGCCGGGGCGATACACGGCCCGGGCGCAGAAGTAGACGGTCAGGGCGATCGCGCAGTACGCGCCCTGGTAGGAGATGACCTGACCGGCCACCGTGATGAACCCGACCGAGGTGGCCGTCAGCAGTCCCGCCAGGAACGCGCCGGCCCGCCCCATCCCGACCAGGAGGGCGAGCCTCCACACGGCGAGACTCGCCACCTCCCAGAGGGCGACGTTGACGAGGAGCGCCGCCTCGTAGACGCCCATCCACGGATAGAGCAGGGACACGAGATGGGAATAGAAGACCCGGCTCACCATGAGCCAGGAGCTCTGGACGCCGGAGGCCAGGAAGATGGCCAGCCCGGCCTGGTCGAAGGAGTCGCGGTTGACGAGGTAGCCCTCGAGATCCCTGACGTAGTCGCTCCCGATGTGTCCGTAGGCGCGCAGGTTCCCGTAGGTGTACGGCGAATTGAGCCCGAGGTGGAGGACGGTCTCGGCCAGCACCACCACGGCGAAGAGGACACCCGTGAGAAGCCCGGTGTCCCAGCTCCCGGGACGAGCCAGCCGACGGACAGACCCGCGATCCATCAGAGTCCCGCCGGGATGGTCGGGTTATTCACCCCGCGATCCGGTACTTGAGGAGCGTCCAGATCGCCACCAGTCCGTCGGAGAACCGGATCTTCTTCCCTTCGGCGCTGGAGCGCGGGCGGTAGCTGATCGGGACCTCCGCGATCGTGTGGCCCCGGCGAAGGAGCTTGGCGGTGACCTCCGGCTCGAAGTCGAAGCGCCGGCAGCTGAGGCGGATGTCGTCGAGGACCGATCGCCGGAAGGCCTTGTAGGCGGTCTCCATGTCGGTGAGCCGCGACCGGTACAGGAGATTGGTCAGGGCGGTCAGCAGCCGGTTGGCCACCCGCGTCTTGAGCGAGATGCCGGGCGCCGGCGTCAGGAAGCGGGACCCGTAGACGATCTCGGCCTTCCCGTCGACGATCGGCTTCAGGACCTGCCGGAAGTCCTGGGGGTCCAGCTCCAGGTCGGCATCCTGGATGATGACGACGTCCCCGGAGGCGTAGGTCAGTCCGACGCGGATGGCCGTCCCCTTGCCGGAGTTGACCCGCGAGAAGTGCACGATGGAGACGTTCGTGGCCTCGGAGCGGAGGGTCTCCGCGGTCCGATCGGTCGATCCGTCGTCCACGACGATCAGCTCCATCGGCATGCCGACGTCGACCGCCCGCACGCGCTCGAGCACGTGGCGGATGGTCGATTCCTCGTTGTAGACCGGGATGATGACCGACAGCTTCATCGGAGCCGACCAGTATGCTAGCAGAAGTGGCGCGCCCGAGGGCGCCCTGCGCTCACGGCCGCGCGACCGGCGGGGGATGGCGCGCGATGTACAGGTGGTAGATCTCGTCGGGGACGATGCTCCGGGAGAAGGTCCGCACGAGCCGGAATCGCGCGTCGGCCTGGAGGGCCGCCCGATGCTCGGACAGCCCCGAGTTGAGCAGCACGAGGACGTCCTTCTGCCCGGCGGCCTGGAGCCGCAGGGCTTCCCTGATCACGTCCCGGGGGGTGGCGTCGGGGAGCGCGTTGAGCAGCGCGAAGGTGCCGAACTCGTGCCGGCGGACGTAGTAGACGTCGCGCCCGAGCTGTCCGGCGACGGGGGCGATCCACAGGTCGTCGTGGGCCACGACGACGGTGTCGGGGTCGGGCCAGCGCTCCCGGATGAACCGGGCGGTCTCGGCGCTGGCGGAGAACGGAAGGCCGAGGTCGAGCGTGGCCGCGCCGACACCGGCCGCGGCGTGGACGGCGAGGAGGACGGTGAGGACGCCGGACCGGTAGCGGTCGCCCAGGGTGGCCGCGCTCCCGGACCGGCGGGGGATGGGCCGGCGGTCGGCGGCCAGGGCCGAGATCCAGTAGGCGAGCAGGAAGGCCACGAAGAGATGGCCGTGGTGGCGCAGGAAGCCGAAGTACATGGCGTAGACGAAGGCGAGGATCCCGCTGGTGGCGCTGACCGCCAGGACCAGGGACGGCGCGTGCCGGGCGAGACAGGCGAAGGCCACCGCCAGCAGGGCCAGGCCGAGGATGGCCTGGAGGAGGGGCGCCGCGTCGAGGATGTTCGTGTTCCAGAAGTGCGGGCCGAGGCTCGGCACGGGGACGTAGACCTTCCAGGCCGTGGCCAGCGTCGGCCAGACGAGGTCGAGGTCGAGGTGGGTGGTCCAGTGCTTCGCGAAGGCCCGGTCGGGGGCCGGCCGGGCGGTGACGAGGAACAGCAGGAGTCCCCCGGCGAGGATGGCGGCGGTCGCCCCGGCGCTCCCCAGCGGAACGCGATGGCGGCGGTCGAGCAGGGACTCCGCGGCCCAAGCCAGGAAGAGGGAGACGGCCAGGATCAGCCCGAAGACGCTGGTCTGGGGCAGCAGGAACAGCAGGGGACTCAGGATCAGCGGCCGGCGTCGGGCCCGGGGCCAGAGCGCGCAGATCGCGAAGGCCAGCAGGAGGCCGAGCGCGTACGCGCGACTGATCGCCGCGTACTCGAAGAGGGGAAAGTAGCCGGCGGCGAAGAGGAGCTTCTGGGTCACGGTGAAGGGGGCGTGGCGGACCACGAGGTACACGCTGGCCGTCGCGACGGCGACGTGGAAGAGCTGCATCCCGATCGGGTCCCGGGTGAACCGCGTCAGGACGTACAGCGAGAGGTCCCAGAGGATGGGGACCCCGTCGTAGCGCCGGTTCCGGACGAGATCGGCGAGGCTCGCGCTCTCCCGCGCGAGGAGCCAGCTGTGCCACTCGTCGCGCCACAGCTCGTGGTGGCTCACGACCGTGGCCGCGAGGAGGAGGAAGACGGCCGCCAGCCCGAGGGCCAGACCGCGGCTGGCGGGTCGGCCGCCGTCGAGCCCGGGCGGGGTCACGCCACCGCTCGGGAGCCGGGCCCAGCCCGGGTGGCGGCCGACGAGCCAGGCCAGGGGCGCGGCGGCGACCCCGAGGACCAGGACGACCAGCGGGTGCACGCGGGCGAGCACGCGGAGGTCGTCGACGACGAGGACCGGCACCGACGACGGGTTGCTCGCCCGGATGCGGAGCAGGAGCGGGCGCAGGCCGAAACTGGCGAGCGCCAGCTCGCCGTCGCCGAGGTGGACGTCGCTCGCGATCCGGTGAAACGTGGTCCCGTCGCGGGAGACCTCGAGGCTGTTGTGAGAGCGAGTCGGGCCCCAGCGGCTATAGAGGTAGCCGCGCAGGACCAGGGTGTAGGGGCCGGGGGCCGGGAGCTCGAGGACGAGCACGCCCTCCCGGCCAGGATCGAGGGCGAGGCCGTCGGGGTCCTGGGTCCAGCCCTGGGCCGAGACGATCGTGACACGCGAGGCGGCCGGCCGCGACCCCGCGTTGAAGTCGTGGTGGTACGCGGGGGGCGGGACCAGGTGCGGAAGAGCCGACAGCGCGGCGCCGAGTCCGACCAGCAGGACCAGGAGCCGGACGAGTGGCCGGACCGACAGGGTCACCGTCGCTCCCACCAGGAGGGCGTTCAGGAGGAGCGCGACCAGGCCGACTCCGACGAGGCCCAGGGCCAGTCGAACGCCGACGAGGAGCTCGGGAAGCGAGGAGACGACGGGCGTGATGGGCGTTCAGCCGCGCCGCGGCCGTGGACGACGCG contains:
- a CDS encoding glycosyltransferase family 39 protein, whose protein sequence is MDRGSVRRLARPGSWDTGLLTGVLFAVVVLAETVLHLGLNSPYTYGNLRAYGHIGSDYVRDLEGYLVNRDSFDQAGLAIFLASGVQSSWLMVSRVFYSHLVSLLYPWMGVYEAALLVNVALWEVASLAVWRLALLVGMGRAGAFLAGLLTATSVGFITVAGQVISYQGAYCAIALTVYFCARAVYRPGEGPRNPVLAGIVAGAGFLTYELVNLLAFAAVLFLLHRRVRHLLVFLSLALAPALLLHLLSMAVGLRVFHYDLLAELLAGLGHGWTTPLGRLTGYGASLVLGLLQAFVFLTPLLALVGWWSDRDSSRRVFFALLVLVLAVPVALGSNPWPRNYFHAFPGIYILAVAGLFHLGDLIGRLGPRASLARALAIGTGAALALISSHLTVYRYYYYG
- a CDS encoding glycosyltransferase family 2 protein, with the translated sequence MKLSVIIPVYNEESTIRHVLERVRAVDVGMPMELIVVDDGSTDRTAETLRSEATNVSIVHFSRVNSGKGTAIRVGLTYASGDVVIIQDADLELDPQDFRQVLKPIVDGKAEIVYGSRFLTPAPGISLKTRVANRLLTALTNLLYRSRLTDMETAYKAFRRSVLDDIRLSCRRFDFEPEVTAKLLRRGHTIAEVPISYRPRSSAEGKKIRFSDGLVAIWTLLKYRIAG
- a CDS encoding glycosyltransferase family 39 protein, which translates into the protein MALAIGVYLIQKLLLYTLDMNWEEGRDAQAYLRVMQGKMPYRDFRWNYGPLSPYVFAGAFSLFGPSLAVLRLTAIAAGALGVGAAYFVSRRMMPAGWAFIAAVFSMLLFHTPTHTYNHIFATVGALLSMLLVLKCVEENRSISAAWAGSVIGVSILTKPLPMGGANFVAASVALAFRSRRVPRDLSALAWGTGAVVLPVAAALLAVVPVRNLEPALFGSASQVFGPWRYPNPLPFVREAFLEAWRHSPWAFYDAVLALFNAVVSWLPVVTPLLACACLVRATARETERSGVIALSVLAPLLFVQPLLQGGSGATGYLGDGYTHAPAWILAAYLGSRLVASLRAHGTVARVAASGLVGGLVLAAWVIPYFPQYLNVMRELPDDHPLAMRALPLSVPRAAGIRIGAKLLVEDVVGFIQAHVDPSEPIVFMHYNPMFLFLSERESLFPEDDYIFIRAGASAVVPWPGPSPAAAELIIERLRDRRPRFIFVQSMDYSPSRAGQSEVWRYIERAYVPIKTFGASDFTEEMDLRRPSVRVYALKEPPGQ